Proteins co-encoded in one Spirosoma endbachense genomic window:
- a CDS encoding RagB/SusD family nutrient uptake outer membrane protein: MKKIVSFITILVCCFITTSCNKNFLDKAPGVDLTEDNAFLNKANLETFITTIYRYGVHSNFRYRIQGEAVTTPASYYIPFSGVNTTDCIHPSSSISDEGDASEASFVHSNRWNEGTVLPATIVNLEDFRYYIRWIALRQINLVLKRINEVPDADEAYKKQVIAEVKSLRALNYLEMLKRYGGVPIVDQVYEPGEKAVVPRSSFSDCVKFVVKDIDESVPNLPAVYSASQTGRVTALVALAIKAEVLLYAASPQYNTATPVLPMANAADNALICYGNFDQTRWQVAADAAKVALDYALANGYGLIDDPANRNPKELDNGTVGPLGNYRVSWETTNNKELIFMYQGGANNANGITNIGNAPLTFWNASCFGSFWSGISMPLNFLKKYEKLDGTPQTWDAAGGTDLMAKYAELDPRFKQSVIYTNGYYTARDPIAQIYNGGKDYVNCKGGLWLRKYIPRNATSANFVMNDVLFRVNELYLNYAEALNEAAGPVQAAYDAVNTIRTRSGMPNLPQGLTKEQFRQRVRNEIAIEMLNDDHRFWDVKRWLIAEEEGIMKGNMDGLQITRTGTAPNYKYSWKPYTFETRTFNKNMYLHPFPLTEVLKGNLVQNPGW, from the coding sequence ATGAAAAAAATAGTATCCTTCATTACTATACTCGTTTGCTGTTTTATTACGACCTCCTGTAATAAAAACTTTTTAGATAAAGCGCCTGGCGTGGATTTGACAGAAGACAATGCCTTTCTGAACAAAGCCAATCTGGAGACTTTTATCACGACGATTTACCGGTATGGCGTCCATTCGAATTTCCGATACCGGATTCAAGGCGAAGCCGTTACAACGCCCGCCAGTTACTACATTCCATTCTCGGGCGTAAACACCACCGACTGTATTCATCCCAGCTCCAGTATCAGCGATGAAGGCGATGCATCGGAAGCATCTTTTGTGCATAGTAACCGATGGAATGAGGGTACCGTACTGCCTGCCACGATTGTTAACCTGGAAGACTTCCGGTATTATATTCGGTGGATAGCCTTGCGCCAGATCAATCTTGTTCTGAAACGGATCAATGAAGTGCCCGATGCCGATGAGGCCTATAAAAAGCAGGTTATTGCTGAAGTTAAGTCCTTACGGGCTCTAAATTATCTGGAAATGCTCAAACGCTATGGGGGTGTTCCTATTGTCGATCAAGTGTATGAGCCCGGTGAAAAAGCAGTAGTACCCCGAAGCTCCTTTAGTGATTGTGTAAAGTTTGTTGTCAAGGATATCGACGAATCGGTCCCCAACCTACCGGCCGTTTATTCGGCTTCGCAGACAGGTCGGGTAACTGCATTGGTAGCACTGGCCATCAAAGCCGAAGTGTTATTGTATGCCGCCAGTCCGCAATATAATACCGCAACACCTGTACTGCCTATGGCCAATGCGGCCGACAATGCCCTGATCTGCTATGGTAATTTTGACCAGACCCGTTGGCAGGTAGCTGCCGATGCCGCTAAAGTAGCCCTCGATTATGCCTTGGCCAATGGCTATGGGCTTATTGACGACCCCGCGAACCGAAATCCAAAAGAACTGGATAATGGCACCGTAGGGCCACTGGGCAATTACCGGGTATCCTGGGAAACCACCAATAACAAAGAGTTGATATTCATGTATCAGGGTGGTGCTAATAATGCCAATGGTATTACGAACATAGGGAATGCACCCCTGACCTTCTGGAACGCATCCTGTTTTGGTTCATTCTGGAGTGGCATTAGTATGCCGTTGAATTTTCTGAAGAAGTACGAAAAACTCGACGGTACTCCTCAAACCTGGGACGCTGCCGGCGGAACGGACTTGATGGCAAAATATGCCGAGTTGGACCCACGGTTCAAGCAGTCGGTGATCTATACCAACGGCTATTATACGGCCCGCGATCCAATTGCCCAGATCTACAACGGTGGTAAAGACTATGTGAACTGTAAGGGCGGGCTATGGTTGCGGAAATACATACCCCGCAATGCGACCAGTGCCAATTTTGTCATGAACGATGTACTGTTTCGGGTCAACGAATTGTACCTCAACTACGCCGAAGCCCTAAATGAAGCCGCGGGTCCTGTACAGGCAGCCTATGATGCTGTCAATACCATTCGAACCCGTTCCGGTATGCCTAATCTGCCGCAGGGACTTACCAAAGAGCAATTCAGGCAGCGGGTTCGTAATGAAATTGCCATTGAAATGCTTAATGACGATCACCGTTTTTGGGATGTCAAACGCTGGTTAATTGCTGAGGAAGAAGGCATTATGAAGGGGAATATGGATGGGTTGCAAATTACCCGGACGGGTACGGCGCCTAACTACAAATATTCCTGGAAGCCCTACACATTTGAGACAAGGACATTCAACAAGAACATGTACCTGCATCCTTTCCCATTGACAGAAGTGCTTAAAGGGAATTTAGTCCAGAACCCCGGTTGGTAA